The Chroicocephalus ridibundus chromosome 3, bChrRid1.1, whole genome shotgun sequence genome has a segment encoding these proteins:
- the RAB32 gene encoding ras-related protein Rab-32, whose translation MAGGEGAGSGVAECREHLFKVLVIGELGVGKTSIIKRYVHQLFSQHYRATIGVDFALKVINWDSKTLVRLQLWDIAGQERFGNMTRVYYKEAVGAFVVFDVTRGSTFEAVSKWKHDLDSKVLLPNGNPIPAVLLANKCDQKKDGSQNPSQMDQFCREGGFVGWFETSAKDNINIDEAARFLVENILANYKTFPNEENDVGKPKLDLDPLKAESKSQCC comes from the exons AtggccggcggggagggagcgggctcCGGGGTGGCGGAGTGCCGGGAGCATCTCTTCAAGGTGCTGGTGATCGGGGAGCTGGGCGTGGGTAAAACCAGCATTATCAAGCGGTACGTCCACCAGCTCTTCTCCCAGCACTACCGGGCCACCATCGGGGTGGATTTCGCCCTCAAAGTCATCAACTGGGACAGCAAGACCCTGGTTCGGCTGCAGCTCTGGGATATAGCAG GCCAGGAGCGCTTTGGAAATATGACCAGAGTATACTACAAAGAGGCAGTTGGTGCTTTTGTAGTCTTTGATGTCACAAGAGGCTCCACTTTTGAGGCTGTTTCAAAATGGAAGCATGATTTGGACAGTAAAGTACTACTTCCCAATGGCAACCCCATCCCTGCTGTTCTTCTTGCAAACAAATGTGACCAGAAGAAAGATGGCAGCCAGAATCCCTCTCAAATGGACCAGTTCTGCAGAGAAGGTGGCTTTGTTGGATGGTTTGAAACATCCGCCAAG GACAACATCAACATAGATGAAGCTGCTCGATTCTTGGTGGAAAACATCCTTGCCAACTACAAAACCTTTCCTAATGAAGAGAATGATGTGGGGAAACCAAAACTGGACCTAGATCCATTGAAAGCAGAGAGTAAATCACAGTGCTGCTAA